One window from the genome of Mastacembelus armatus chromosome 18, fMasArm1.2, whole genome shotgun sequence encodes:
- the LOC113123251 gene encoding protein mono-ADP-ribosyltransferase PARP14-like, whose translation MDDIHQHPVFFESHRLHKKQKRVIKNYFRIRRKSGGGECVLRSVKDDVYCILFKDQQDQQRVLQKSKHVVEFVDGPLVITVQGSLEPHTSSTITTSTPDQDFTASAQSPETIPTSTPPSSRGDYELQPDSYLLRYLHECPEAWEELEKELTTVGCSAQLFPERVLVRRSAQAAATDAVRNWKAQVDKLFEGYMVHYELDPHKVKALLQSCSFNQSTDEVKVKVYSEIGLAVVVGECSQVDARLKDVEDSTVRRRESRLSEKQTSVRHLGEAKLRLLWKDLDLSLRRDFPGVKVSQGEAGELILEGPVGEVLDAVDLISKKETLVLERKVSDIRPYFLAFLKKTYGGPGVLGDFLAIGDKVEIELRDTELCFLSLSADKLDDAEKKFQKEFKDVSIDVPNCSVVSSELREKLKSKTNEMNQSQCRALAVFGSDSTVYLLGHTKEVEELTETVSQFVLEHSSLQNTVQLPFPVLAQDLPELLQLHGFDYSGVIFHPVTSSSRPMVALEGPKNKVTEVRNRLGPFLDTVTNDQLGTVRYFQNPTRKQNPLSLGQSMSQDQNHTTSQTLTSLSLSEENTAVASYRLRGGIQVLVCHGDITKQDADALVNAANEDLDHCGGVAAALSKAGGPEIQEESKTLVEYYGKIPTGDVVVTTGGNLKCKKLLHAVGPVGGKTGGRERSLLEKTVKSALQLAEIMGLTSIAMPCISSGIFGVPVVVCSEAIVTAVKEFDSQGGQSLWKIILIDNRGEVVRAMQDACDRLLRGTSTGNSSPSDLGVQVGAAGHDTTRGAGAAGECVTVREGITVEVIQGTIETQQVDALVSPMVGHDPLSTRVGNTLSQLVGSQLQKRFRKEAGEDRLPGDTVLVEDLPGLPCNAVFFPSLIPWDEDQDGTAVQILRLCINKILTSCEDRGFGSVAFPVLGAGIALRFPDRVVSRVLLEEVHAFEQNRASKTPFLVRIAIHPNDKDSGEVFKSVQEDLQHKGCTKNVCQPDQASLTKRIVLLGKTGAGKSNLANTIFGEELFKTNHSPNSGTRTCEAETRSVNERSITLIDTPGLFDANRNEEELKPELVRCITECAPGPHAFLIVLKVEKFTEQEQAVITKICQYFSEDALKYAVVVFTHGDQLPKRINIEEFVSQNENLSDLVKKCGGRCHVFDNKYWKKNKQNNYRSNQFQVEELLNTIDKMMMENNGDYYTNEMLQAAEEEIKREEENIRKFSGNMTPEEIRKQAKTNVSNRILIQLAGIATGAVLGAFFGVAMMVVSVAKAVKNAPGLLQFVKSAPALASTAATAGGEVAIVAAGVAVGASTSAVAITGGVLGGITGHEAAAGAETVWEATERAAKAVFDKGKASLNIQ comes from the exons ATGGATGATATTCACCAACACCCTGTTTTCTTTGAGAGTCACCGGCTGCACAAAAAGCAGAAGAGGGtgataaaaaattattttcGTATTCGTCGCAAATCAGGTGGAGGTGAATGTGTCCTGAGGAGCGTAAAAGATGATGTCTACTGTATACTTTTCAAGGATCAACAAG ATCAACAAAGAGTCCTGCAGAAATCCAAGCATGTTGTGGAGTTTGTAGATGGTCCCCTGGTGATCACTGTCCAAGGCAGCCTGGAGCCTCACACCTCCTCGACCATCACCACCTCCACTCCAGACCAGGATTTCACAGCCTCAGCACAG AGCCCAGAGACTATTCCTACCTCAACACCTCCATCAAGTCGTGGAGATTATGAACTACAACCTGATTCTTACCTCCTCCGTTACCTACATGAATGTCCTGAGGCGTGGGAAGAACTGGAGAAAGAACTCACCACTGTTGGCTGCTCAGCTCAGCTTTTCCCAGAGAGAGTTTTAGTCCGGAGATCAGCTCAAGCTGCTGCTACAGATGCAGTTAGAAATTGGAAAGCTCAGGTAGACAAACTGTTTGAGGGCTACATGGTCCACTATGAGCTGGACCCTCACAAAGTCAAAGCTTTgcttcagtcctgcagctttAATCAGAGCACAGATGAGGTGAAGGTGAAGGTTTACAGTGAGATTGGTCTGGCTGTTGTTGTTGGGGAATGTTCTCAGGTGGACGCCAGGTTGAAGGATGTAGAGGACTCAACTGTTAGACGTCGAGAGTCGCGTTTAAGTGAGAAGCAAACCAGTGTACGTCACCTAGGTGAGGCCAAACTCCGACTCCTCTGGAAAGATCTTGACCTCAGTTTAAGACGAGATTTTCCAGGAGTGAAGGTCTCACAGGGAGAAGCAGGTGAGCTCATTTTGGAAGGACCTGTGGGGGAGGTTCTTGATGCTGTAGATTTGATTTCTAAGAAGGAGACTTTGGTCTTAGAAAGAAAAGTTTCTGATATACGCCCATATTTTTTGGCTTTCCTAAAGAAGACTTATGGAGGTCCAGGGGTGCTGGGTGACTTTTTAGCGATTGGTGACAAGGTGGAAATAGAGTTACGGGACACAGAGCtatgttttctctccctctctgctgaTAAACTGGATGATGCagaaaagaaatttcaaaaaGAATTCAAGGACGTCAGCATTGATGTTCCTAACTGCTCTGTTGTTTCATCTGAGCTTCGGGAAAAGCTTAAGTCCAAGACAAATGAGATGAACCAAAGTCAGTGCAGAGCTCTGGCTGTATTTGGCTCAGACAGCACAGTGTATTTACTGGGCCACACTAAAGAGGTTGAAGAACTGACTGAAACTGTCTCACAGTTTGTTTTGGAGCATTCTAGTTTGCAAAACACAGTCCAGCTCCCTTTTCCAGTGTTAGCACAAGATTTACCAGAATTACTGCAGCTGCATGGTTTTGACTATTCAGGGGTGATCTTCCATCCTGTAACATCTTCCTCAAGGCCTATGGTGGCACTAGAAGgtccaaaaaacaaagtgactgaGGTGAGGAACAGACTGGGTCCATTTCTGGACACAGTCACTAATGACCAACTTGGGACAGTAAGATATTTCCAAAATCCAACAAGGAAACAAAACCCCCTAAGTCTTGGTCAGTCTATGTCTCAGGACCAGAATCACACAACTAGTCAAACTTTGACATCTTTGAGCTTAagtgaagaaaacacagcagttgCTAGCTACAGGCTTCGTGGTGGGATCCAGGTGCTGGTGTGTCACGGTGACATCACCAAACAGGATGCTGATGCCCTGGTGAACGCTGCCAATGAGGATCTGGACCACTGTGGAggtgttgctgctgcactgagTAAAGCAGGTGGCCCTGAGATACAGGAGGAGAGCAAAACTTTAGTAGAGTATTATGGCAAAATTCCCACAGGTGATGTGGTGGTGACCACAGGGGGAAATTTAAAGTGCAAGAAGCTGCTGCATGCTGTTGGACCTGTAGGTGGGAAAACAGGTGGCAGAGAAAGATCATTACTGGAAAAAACTGTCAAGTCTGCTCTCCAATTAGCAGAAATTATGGGGTTGACATCTATCGCCATGCCTTGTATCAGCTCAGGTATATTTGGTGTTCCTGTTGTTGTGTGCTCTGAGGCTATTGTAACAGCTGTGAAAGAGTTTGACAGTCAGGGAGGGCAAAGTCTGTGGAAGATCATCCTGATTGATAACAGAGGAGAGGTGGTGAGGGCCATGCAGGACGCCTGTGACAGGCTTCTCCGAGGGACAAGTACTGGAAACAGTTCACCAAGTGATTTGGGGGTCCAGGTGGGAGCTGCTGGCCACGACACAACaagaggagctggagctgctggagaaTGTGTCACTGTTAGAGAAGGTATCACTGTGGAGGTCATTCAGGGCACTATTGAGACCCAGCAG GTGGATGCCCTGGTTTCTCCCATGGTTGGCCATGATCCTCTCTCTACCCGTGTTGGAAACACTTTGTCCCAGTTGGTTGGATCACAGCTGCAAAAAAGGTTTAGAAAGGAAGCAGGAGAAGACAGGCTGCCCGGGGACACTGTTCTGGTGGAGGATTTGCCTGGACTTCCATGTAATGCTGTGTTCTTCCCCAGCCTTATTCCCTGGGATGAGGACCAAGATGGAACTGCAGTCCAG ATTCTGAGACTGTGCATCAATAAAATCCTAACTTCATGTGAGGACAGAGGGTTTGGATCTGTTGCATTCCCCGTACTCGGAGCTGGGATTGCCCTGCGTTTTCCTGACAGAGTAGTATCCAGGGTTCTCCTGGAGGAGGTTCATGCATTTGAACAGAACCGAGCCAGCAAGACACCATTCCTGGTCCGCATTGCCATCCACCCCAATGACAAAGACTCTGGAGAG GTTTTCAAGTCTGTCCAGGAAGATTTGCAACACAAAGGatgtacaaaaaatgtttgCCAGCCAGACCAAG CATCACTTACAAAGAGGATCGTCCTGCTGGGAAAAACTGGTGCTGGGAAAAGCAACCTGGCTAACACCATATTTGGAGAGGAGTTGTTCAAGACAAACCATTCTCCCAACTCTGGAACAAGAACATGTGAGGCAGAAACCAGATCTGTCAATGAACGAAGCATCACTTTGATTGACACTCCTGGTTTGTTTGACGCAAACAGGAATGAGGAAGAATTGAAGCCTGAGCTAGTGAGGTGTATCACAGAGTGCGCTCCTGGGCCTCATGCTTTTCTCATTGTACTCAAAGTGGAGAAGTTCACAGAGCAGGAGCAGGCTGTCATCACTAAAATATGCCAGTATTTCTCTGAAGATGCTCTGAAATATGCTGTGGTTGTCTTCACTCATGGTGACCAGCTCCCTAAAAGGATCAACATTGAGGAGTTTGTCAGTCAGAATGAGAATCTGAGTGATCTGGTGAAGAAGTGCGGAGGCCGGTGCCATGTCTTTGATAATAAAtactggaagaaaaacaaacagaataacTACAGGAGCAATCAGTTCCAGGTGGAGGAGCTGCTCAACACTATAGACAAGATGATGATGGAAAACAATGGCGACTACTACACCAATGAGATGCTACAAGCAGCTGAGGaagaaataaagagagaggaagagaacaTAAGGAAGTTTTCAGGAAACATGACACCTGAAGAGATCAGAAAACAGGCTAAAACTAATGTGTCTAATAGGATTTTGATTCAACTTGCAGGAATTGCAACAGGAGCAGTGTTAGGAGCTTTTTTTGGTGTGGCAATGATGGTTGTATCAGTTGCCAAAGCTGTGAAGAACGCTCCTGGTTTATTGCAATTTGTGAAGAGTGCTCCAGCACTAGCAAGCACAGCTGCAACAGCAGGGGGAGAAGTAGCAATAGTAGCTGCTGGTGTGGCAGTAGGTGCAAGTACGTCAGCTGTAGCTATAACAGGAGGGGTACTTGGTGGTATTACTGGacatgaagcagctgcaggagcagAAACAGTATGGGAAGCTACAGAGAGGGCAGCTAAGGCTGTCTTTGACAAAGGAAAAGCCTCTTTAAATATTCAGTAA